A part of Sulfurifustis variabilis genomic DNA contains:
- the selD gene encoding selenide, water dikinase SelD — protein MQSTKGPVRRDLVLVGGGHSHVAVLKRFGMRPMEGVRLTLIARDVQTPYSGMLPGYLAGHYTYDEAHIDLRPLAQFAGARLYHDEMVGLDPGNRLVLCRSRPPVPYDLLSIDTGSQPSRVGIPGAERVLPVKPVDRFLEGWARIAGRALAASPGFRIAVVGGGAGGVELSLSLQHRLRRQGGGASFLLVTDTAEILPTHNPAVRRRFQRILKTRGIAVHTNRRVVAVEDGGLRAENGEMLPCDAVVWVTQASAPAWLAQTGLALTKRGFIEVDDCLRSTSHPGVYAAGDVATIRNHPREKSGVIAVRSGPPLAENLRRALEGRRPRRFTPQKRFLALISTGNRCAVASRGRWSFEGEWVWRWKDWIDRRWMRGYQELPAKMTESAAPQTEAAPAISALAMRCGGCGSKVGSAVLTRVLARLPGRAREDILIGLDAPDDAAVVAVPQGAVMVHTVDFFRALIDDAYTFGAIAANHSLSDIYAMGARPQSALAIATLPLAPEEKMEQQLYELLAGALTALDEGGAALVGGHTTEGAELAFGLAVNGIAEPDRLMRKSGMRAGERLILTKPLGTGTLFAADMRGKAKGRWVDAAIAMMLQSNRRAAGCVREHGASACTDVTGFGLLGHLLEMTRASAMDAEIALGALPSLSGAPETLAAGIASTLAPENVRLRRAIRNLEAAARHPLYPLLFDPQTSGGLLASVPADRADDCVEALRALGYADAAVIGTVRPASDSPEPITLLF, from the coding sequence ATGCAGAGCACAAAGGGGCCGGTCCGCAGGGATCTCGTTTTGGTGGGCGGCGGCCACAGCCACGTCGCGGTGCTCAAGCGGTTCGGCATGCGCCCGATGGAAGGCGTGCGCCTGACGCTCATCGCGCGCGACGTGCAGACGCCCTACTCCGGCATGCTTCCCGGCTACCTCGCCGGACACTATACCTACGACGAAGCGCACATCGATCTGCGCCCCCTCGCGCAGTTCGCGGGCGCACGCCTCTACCACGACGAGATGGTCGGGCTCGATCCCGGCAACCGCCTGGTGCTCTGCCGCAGCCGGCCCCCGGTGCCCTACGACCTCCTTTCGATCGACACCGGATCGCAGCCGAGCCGCGTGGGTATACCCGGCGCCGAGCGTGTCCTGCCGGTCAAGCCGGTCGACCGGTTTCTGGAGGGCTGGGCGCGTATCGCCGGGCGGGCGCTCGCGGCGAGTCCCGGCTTTCGAATCGCGGTGGTCGGCGGCGGGGCCGGTGGGGTAGAACTTTCGCTCTCGCTCCAGCACCGCCTGCGGCGGCAAGGCGGCGGCGCCAGCTTTCTGCTCGTCACCGACACGGCCGAGATCCTGCCGACGCACAATCCGGCCGTGCGGCGCCGGTTCCAGCGCATCCTGAAGACGCGCGGCATCGCCGTGCATACGAACCGGCGCGTGGTGGCGGTCGAGGACGGCGGGTTGCGGGCGGAGAACGGCGAAATGCTTCCTTGCGATGCGGTGGTCTGGGTCACGCAGGCATCCGCCCCCGCGTGGCTCGCACAGACGGGGCTCGCCCTCACGAAGCGGGGCTTCATCGAAGTCGACGACTGCCTGCGATCGACCTCCCACCCCGGCGTCTACGCGGCCGGCGACGTGGCCACGATCCGGAACCATCCGCGCGAAAAATCCGGCGTGATCGCGGTCCGTTCCGGTCCGCCGCTCGCCGAGAACCTGCGGCGCGCGCTCGAGGGACGCCGTCCGCGCCGCTTCACGCCCCAGAAGCGGTTCCTCGCCTTGATCAGTACCGGCAACCGCTGCGCGGTGGCGTCGCGCGGCAGATGGTCCTTCGAAGGCGAGTGGGTCTGGCGCTGGAAGGACTGGATCGACCGACGCTGGATGCGGGGATACCAGGAGCTCCCCGCGAAGATGACGGAGTCCGCCGCGCCGCAAACGGAAGCGGCACCCGCCATTTCGGCGCTGGCCATGCGCTGCGGCGGCTGCGGCTCCAAGGTGGGCAGCGCGGTCCTGACGCGCGTGCTCGCGCGGCTGCCGGGCCGGGCACGTGAGGACATTCTCATCGGCCTCGACGCGCCCGACGACGCCGCGGTCGTCGCCGTTCCGCAAGGCGCGGTCATGGTGCACACCGTGGATTTCTTCCGGGCCTTGATCGACGACGCCTACACCTTCGGCGCGATCGCGGCGAACCACAGTTTGAGCGACATCTATGCCATGGGCGCCCGTCCGCAGTCGGCGCTCGCGATCGCGACGCTGCCGCTCGCGCCGGAAGAGAAGATGGAGCAGCAGCTCTACGAGCTCCTCGCCGGCGCCCTCACCGCGCTCGACGAAGGCGGTGCCGCGCTCGTCGGCGGCCACACCACCGAAGGCGCCGAGCTCGCCTTCGGGCTCGCGGTCAACGGCATCGCGGAACCGGATCGGCTCATGCGCAAGTCGGGGATGCGTGCGGGGGAGCGGCTCATACTCACCAAACCGCTCGGCACCGGGACGCTCTTCGCCGCCGACATGCGCGGAAAGGCGAAGGGTCGCTGGGTGGACGCCGCGATCGCGATGATGTTGCAGTCGAACCGCCGGGCGGCGGGGTGCGTGCGCGAGCACGGCGCGAGCGCCTGTACGGACGTGACCGGCTTCGGTCTCCTCGGCCACCTGCTCGAGATGACCAGGGCGTCCGCGATGGATGCGGAGATCGCGCTCGGCGCGCTGCCGTCGCTCTCCGGCGCGCCGGAGACCCTGGCCGCGGGCATCGCGAGCACGCTCGCTCCCGAGAACGTGCGCCTGCGCCGCGCGATACGTAACCTGGAGGCGGCCGCGCGCCACCCGCTCTATCCCCTGCTCTTCGATCCCCAGACCTCGGGCGGCCTGCTCGCCTCGGTGCCTGCCGATCGTGCCGATGACTGCGTCGAGGCGCTGCGCGCTCTCGGCTACGCCGACGCGGCCGTTATCGGCACCGTCCGACCCGCAAGCGACTCACCGGAACCGATCACGCTGTTGTTCTGA
- a CDS encoding PDC sensor domain-containing protein → MPVQQAILAKKAALAQAIRAPLSAIARRCAEAWPDPDRLDAILLEAIHTVPACHLLYCWDLHGIELSSMVGPDGTDTAWRGRDLSQRPYLKHSLPFEGTMLSSVYQSVYTNKPCVTALQAVRRGDQLLGFVAADFAVTDLLRNAELARPAQGWRQFRGDPAVRGTVFTQTRAHSLLDERMDEVLAAIGTLMRDHGVFHSKIHFSSGRFSLWLMDDPYNYRLHGVEEIVDPELCLAYPLRGYPENAKVAAGQIDQVLTAFKALRFADETIYLRSGSLNVMNALVGLTFSCDGSHYMPVEEFLAKDLTFWFGQNEECEIPAA, encoded by the coding sequence ATGCCGGTGCAACAAGCGATACTCGCCAAGAAAGCCGCGCTCGCGCAGGCGATACGGGCGCCGCTCAGCGCGATCGCCCGCCGGTGCGCGGAGGCGTGGCCGGATCCCGACCGGCTGGACGCCATCCTCCTCGAGGCGATCCACACCGTACCGGCCTGCCACCTGCTGTACTGCTGGGACCTGCACGGCATCGAGCTTTCCTCGATGGTCGGGCCCGACGGGACGGACACCGCGTGGCGCGGCCGGGACCTCTCGCAGCGCCCGTACCTGAAGCACAGCCTTCCGTTCGAAGGCACCATGCTGTCGTCGGTGTACCAGAGCGTCTATACCAACAAGCCCTGCGTCACGGCGCTGCAGGCCGTCCGCCGCGGCGACCAGCTGCTCGGCTTCGTCGCTGCCGATTTCGCCGTGACGGACCTGCTGCGGAACGCCGAGCTCGCGCGCCCGGCGCAGGGGTGGCGCCAGTTCCGCGGCGACCCCGCCGTGCGCGGCACGGTCTTCACCCAGACGCGCGCGCACAGCCTGCTCGACGAGCGCATGGACGAGGTGCTTGCGGCGATCGGCACGCTGATGCGCGATCACGGCGTGTTTCACAGCAAGATCCATTTCTCGAGCGGCCGGTTCTCGCTGTGGCTGATGGACGACCCGTACAACTATCGCCTGCACGGCGTCGAGGAGATCGTCGACCCGGAGCTCTGCCTCGCCTACCCCCTGCGCGGTTACCCGGAAAACGCCAAGGTCGCAGCCGGGCAGATCGACCAGGTGCTGACCGCCTTCAAGGCGCTGCGCTTCGCGGACGAGACCATTTACCTGCGCTCCGGCTCGCTCAACGTAATGAACGCGCTGGTCGGCCTCACGTTCTCCTGCGACGGCTCGCACTACATGCCGGTCGAGGAGTTCCTCGCCAAGGATCTCACGTTCTGGTTCGGTCAGAACGAGGAGTGCGAGATTCCGGCGGCGTAA
- a CDS encoding OmpA family protein, with product MKLSRTLLLLATATAFGLTACATGRPLTDAERGAIIGAASGAVLGGIASKNDRKKGVLLGAVGGGIAGAAVGHYMDKQKQDLEKVLTQERSTGAIQIEKMQGDVLRVTMTDQTAFEFDSAEIKPGFYSTMDKISEVVNRYGKTHLTIVGHTDNVGTAQYNQKLSERRAQSVQQYFGNRGVIPERLAAEGRGLAAPRASNATPEGRRLNRRVEIYIEPIVAEA from the coding sequence ATGAAGCTCTCTCGCACACTGCTGCTACTCGCGACCGCCACCGCTTTCGGGTTGACCGCCTGCGCGACCGGCCGGCCGCTCACGGACGCCGAACGCGGCGCGATCATCGGCGCGGCGAGCGGCGCCGTGCTCGGCGGCATCGCTTCCAAGAACGATCGCAAGAAGGGCGTGCTGCTCGGCGCGGTCGGCGGCGGCATCGCGGGCGCGGCGGTCGGTCACTACATGGACAAGCAGAAGCAGGATCTCGAGAAGGTCCTCACCCAGGAGCGCTCGACCGGGGCGATCCAGATCGAGAAGATGCAGGGCGACGTACTGCGGGTCACGATGACCGACCAGACCGCCTTCGAGTTCGACTCGGCCGAAATCAAGCCGGGCTTCTACAGCACCATGGACAAGATCTCCGAGGTCGTGAACCGATACGGCAAGACGCACCTCACGATCGTCGGACACACCGACAACGTCGGCACCGCGCAGTACAACCAGAAGCTGTCCGAGCGGCGCGCGCAGTCCGTTCAGCAGTACTTCGGCAACAGGGGCGTGATTCCCGAGCGCCTCGCGGCCGAGGGTCGCGGCCTCGCGGCGCCGCGCGCGAGCAACGCCACGCCCGAAGGCCGCCGCCTGAACCGGCGCGTCGAGATCTACATCGAGCCCATCGTCGCCGAGGCGTAG
- a CDS encoding antitoxin Xre/MbcA/ParS toxin-binding domain-containing protein, translated as MQSLNPEDRLQLARMIVNLLDEWGVEPAGQVLLLGLPEETKPRSMARYGRDLPLPEDAEVMERVEHLVGIADALRTTFPRNARMGTLWLNQRNNRFNDRVPLDVMLEDGLAGVIAVRAHLDCAFDWDMSGSKA; from the coding sequence GTGCAATCCCTGAATCCCGAAGACCGTCTGCAGCTGGCCCGCATGATCGTGAACCTGCTGGACGAATGGGGCGTCGAGCCGGCCGGACAGGTCCTGTTGCTCGGCCTGCCCGAGGAGACGAAGCCGCGATCGATGGCGCGTTACGGGCGGGATCTCCCGCTCCCGGAGGACGCCGAGGTGATGGAGCGGGTCGAGCACCTGGTCGGCATCGCGGACGCGCTGCGCACGACGTTCCCGCGCAACGCGCGCATGGGCACGCTCTGGCTGAATCAGAGGAACAACCGCTTCAACGACCGCGTGCCGCTCGACGTGATGCTGGAGGACGGGCTCGCCGGCGTCATTGCGGTGCGCGCCCACCTCGACTGCGCCTTCGACTGGGACATGAGCGGGTCGAAGGCCTGA
- a CDS encoding SEL1-like repeat protein — protein sequence MPFRIPHILLLAAGLLAGSLVHAAGLDDAYERLFQAQLAIAQKGDPQGMYHLGEMYENGLGTEENHEKALEWYDRAAKGGHPLAKRRLDEEQKSMQIARVRDDSEKAAEAARRRAAEEAARAAQAAEIARRKSDEESVRQAKAAEAAKNKAEEEARIAAQRLAKADAERNAAAKREAARRAAFKKAWEAEIKRAKAAGNVFE from the coding sequence ATGCCATTTCGCATACCACACATCCTGCTACTGGCCGCCGGCCTGCTGGCCGGCTCCCTCGTCCATGCGGCCGGGCTCGACGACGCCTACGAGCGGCTGTTCCAGGCCCAGCTCGCGATCGCCCAGAAGGGCGACCCCCAGGGCATGTACCACCTTGGCGAGATGTACGAGAACGGCCTCGGCACCGAGGAGAACCACGAGAAGGCCCTCGAGTGGTACGACCGCGCCGCCAAGGGCGGGCACCCTCTCGCGAAGCGTCGCCTGGACGAAGAGCAGAAATCGATGCAGATCGCCCGCGTGCGCGACGACAGCGAGAAGGCAGCCGAGGCCGCGCGCCGACGCGCCGCGGAGGAGGCGGCGCGTGCCGCCCAGGCCGCGGAGATCGCCCGCAGGAAATCCGACGAGGAATCGGTGCGTCAGGCCAAAGCGGCCGAAGCGGCGAAGAACAAGGCCGAAGAGGAGGCCCGGATCGCCGCCCAGCGGCTGGCCAAGGCCGATGCGGAACGGAACGCCGCCGCGAAGCGCGAGGCGGCGCGGCGCGCCGCCTTCAAGAAGGCCTGGGAGGCCGAGATCAAGCGGGCCAAGGCCGCGGGGAACGTCTTCGAGTAA
- a CDS encoding polymer-forming cytoskeletal protein, with amino-acid sequence MNRLALLALLACVAVPAAAAEDDVYMAGANLHIDSETRGDLLAAGGTLALARPVGRDAMLAGGTVDVRAPVGDDLRAAGGTVTVSSAVGDDAVVAGGRVHLAGTGTVGGRAWLAGSEVVIEGRIAGELRAAGGTLALAGAIGGDADLAAQTVELRPGAHVAGNLVYRSPSEARIAPGARVDGEVRRIALDAPAVGPAVRATGGLVALAALALAGIVLYLLFPRFALGAARTLRSAPWRALVVGFASLAAIPVLVILLLASVIGIPLALALLAAYLILLLAGFLVGILSLGDLGLSRLAPARMHARLGIVAALIAALALLWLVRLVPVLGGLATFFVLLFGTGALLLATFDRYRYAPPTAPPAPGM; translated from the coding sequence GTGAACCGCCTCGCGCTGCTCGCTCTGCTCGCCTGTGTCGCCGTGCCGGCGGCGGCCGCGGAGGACGACGTCTACATGGCCGGGGCGAACCTGCACATCGACAGCGAGACGCGCGGCGACCTGCTCGCCGCCGGAGGCACGCTCGCGCTCGCCCGGCCGGTCGGGCGCGACGCGATGCTCGCCGGCGGAACGGTCGATGTGCGCGCGCCGGTCGGGGACGATCTGCGCGCGGCGGGCGGCACGGTGACGGTGTCGTCCGCGGTCGGCGACGACGCGGTGGTGGCGGGAGGCCGGGTGCACCTCGCCGGCACCGGCACCGTCGGCGGACGCGCGTGGCTCGCGGGCAGCGAGGTGGTGATCGAGGGACGTATCGCCGGCGAGCTGCGCGCGGCGGGCGGCACGCTCGCCCTCGCCGGCGCGATCGGGGGCGACGCCGATTTGGCGGCCCAAACCGTCGAGCTGCGGCCGGGCGCGCACGTCGCCGGCAACCTCGTCTACCGCAGCCCGAGCGAAGCCCGCATTGCGCCCGGAGCGCGCGTGGACGGCGAGGTCCGCCGGATTGCGCTCGACGCGCCCGCGGTCGGCCCCGCCGTGCGCGCCACCGGGGGGCTGGTGGCGCTCGCCGCCCTGGCGCTCGCCGGCATCGTGCTGTACCTCCTGTTTCCCCGTTTCGCCCTCGGCGCCGCGCGCACCCTGAGATCGGCCCCTTGGCGCGCGCTCGTCGTCGGGTTCGCGAGTCTCGCCGCGATCCCGGTGCTGGTAATCCTGCTCCTGGCCAGCGTGATCGGCATTCCGCTCGCGCTCGCCCTGCTCGCGGCCTATCTCATACTGCTGCTGGCCGGCTTCCTGGTCGGCATCCTGTCCCTCGGCGACCTCGGCCTCTCGCGACTCGCCCCGGCACGGATGCACGCCCGTCTCGGGATCGTCGCGGCGCTGATCGCCGCCCTCGCGCTCTTGTGGCTCGTGCGTCTGGTCCCGGTACTCGGGGGGCTCGCCACCTTCTTCGTCCTGCTCTTCGGAACGGGCGCCCTGCTGCTCGCCACGTTCGATCGGTACCGCTACGCGCCGCCGACCGCCCCGCCCGCCCCCGGTATGTAA
- a CDS encoding bifunctional acetate--CoA ligase family protein/GNAT family N-acetyltransferase, whose protein sequence is MGQHYLDHLFGPHALAVFGASPKAETVGGRVLANVRAAGFAGPIHPINPKYREIEGLRCYETIDEIGQPVDLAVIATPARTVPEILHACGEHGVRAAIVMSAGFAEVEGGAERERAMLEVARRYNLRILGPNCLGLIRPQARLNATFSNNQALPGPLALVSQSGALCTAILDWAEARGIGFSAMVSLGAAADVDFGDVLDYLALDPQTRSILLYIEGIRNARSFLSGLRVAARLKPVVVIKAGRHAEGSRAVQSHTGALVGGDDVFDAALARAGAVRVYTISQLFAAAQLLATRCRVRGDRVAMVTNAGGPGVMATDRAVDLGIGIAEIAPSTIAGLNDALPPTWSHGNPIDILGDADPARYGAATRAALSDPNVDGVLVMLTPQAMTHPTECADAVIGAAADSEKPLLACWLGERQVREGRARLLAAGVPTFLRPESAVEAFAHLAHYQKNQALLRQVPGPLARGSEPDTAGARLIIEGALAERRTLLTGLETGAVLRAFGIPVMPAIEARSANEALVAAESLGFPVALKISSPAITHKSEVAGVRLNIQDAAAVRGAYNDLVRSVREKRPDADIRGATVERMYRGTHGRELLVGVLRDPVFGPVIAFGAGGTAVEVLRDRAVALPPLNDFIARRLIERTRIAGMLGPFRSLPAIDFDALLALLRRVSEMVCELPQIRELDINPLMADEHGVVALDARIVVSAPAPAARPYAHMAIHPYPVHFTTRLQLPDGTDIVIRPIRPEDAEIEQTFVRKLSSRSKYFRFMQTLRELTPEMLVRFTQIDYDRELALIAVTRQDGHDVEIGVTRYVLNPDGESGEFALVVADEWQAKGIGSRLLGALIDAARSRGLRSIDGEVLEENAPMLHLVRKLGFEVHPSPDDPHVKTVVRRL, encoded by the coding sequence ATGGGACAGCACTACCTCGATCACCTCTTCGGCCCGCACGCGCTCGCGGTCTTCGGCGCGAGTCCGAAGGCGGAGACCGTGGGCGGGCGGGTGCTCGCGAACGTCCGTGCCGCGGGCTTCGCGGGCCCGATCCACCCGATCAATCCGAAGTACCGGGAGATCGAGGGCCTGCGCTGCTACGAAACGATCGACGAGATCGGACAGCCCGTCGACCTCGCCGTCATCGCGACGCCGGCTCGCACCGTCCCCGAGATCCTCCACGCCTGCGGCGAGCACGGCGTACGCGCGGCGATCGTCATGTCCGCCGGCTTCGCGGAGGTCGAGGGCGGCGCGGAGCGCGAGCGGGCGATGCTCGAGGTGGCGCGCCGCTACAACCTGCGCATCCTCGGCCCCAACTGCCTCGGCCTCATCCGGCCGCAGGCGCGTCTCAACGCCACCTTCAGCAACAACCAGGCGCTCCCCGGCCCCCTCGCGCTCGTCTCGCAGTCGGGCGCCCTGTGCACCGCGATCCTCGACTGGGCGGAGGCGCGCGGGATCGGCTTCTCGGCCATGGTCTCGCTCGGTGCCGCCGCCGACGTGGACTTCGGCGACGTGCTGGACTACCTCGCGCTGGATCCCCAGACCCGGAGCATCCTTCTTTATATCGAGGGCATCCGCAATGCCCGCAGCTTCCTCAGCGGGCTGCGGGTCGCGGCGCGGCTCAAACCCGTCGTGGTCATCAAGGCCGGCCGGCACGCCGAGGGCTCGCGCGCGGTGCAGTCGCATACGGGCGCGCTGGTCGGCGGCGACGACGTGTTCGACGCGGCGCTCGCGCGTGCCGGCGCCGTGCGCGTCTACACCATTTCGCAACTTTTCGCCGCCGCGCAGCTCCTTGCCACGCGCTGCCGCGTCCGCGGCGACCGCGTCGCGATGGTGACCAACGCCGGCGGGCCCGGCGTCATGGCGACCGACCGCGCGGTGGACCTCGGCATCGGGATCGCGGAAATCGCGCCGTCCACGATAGCGGGCCTGAACGACGCGCTGCCGCCGACATGGTCGCACGGCAATCCGATCGACATCCTGGGCGACGCCGACCCGGCGCGCTACGGCGCGGCGACGCGCGCCGCGCTCTCGGATCCGAACGTCGACGGCGTGCTGGTCATGCTCACGCCGCAGGCCATGACGCATCCGACCGAGTGCGCGGACGCCGTCATCGGCGCGGCCGCGGACAGCGAGAAGCCGCTGCTCGCATGCTGGCTGGGCGAGCGCCAGGTGCGCGAGGGGCGCGCGCGACTGCTCGCGGCCGGCGTCCCGACGTTCCTGCGCCCCGAGAGCGCGGTCGAGGCGTTCGCGCACCTCGCGCATTACCAGAAGAACCAGGCGCTCCTGCGTCAGGTGCCCGGGCCTCTGGCCCGCGGGAGCGAGCCGGACACCGCCGGCGCGCGGCTGATCATCGAAGGGGCGCTCGCCGAACGCCGCACGCTGCTCACGGGCCTCGAGACCGGGGCCGTCCTGCGCGCCTTCGGCATCCCGGTGATGCCGGCGATCGAGGCGCGATCGGCGAACGAAGCACTCGTCGCGGCCGAGTCGCTCGGTTTTCCGGTGGCGCTCAAGATCAGCTCCCCCGCGATCACGCACAAGTCCGAAGTCGCCGGTGTACGCCTCAACATCCAGGACGCGGCGGCCGTACGCGGGGCGTACAACGACCTCGTCCGGAGCGTGCGCGAGAAGCGGCCCGACGCGGACATCCGCGGCGCGACCGTCGAGCGGATGTACCGGGGCACGCACGGGCGGGAGCTGCTCGTCGGCGTGCTGCGCGACCCGGTCTTCGGTCCGGTGATCGCCTTCGGTGCCGGCGGCACGGCGGTCGAGGTCCTGCGCGACCGCGCGGTCGCGTTACCCCCGCTCAACGACTTCATCGCGCGGCGGCTGATCGAGCGCACGCGGATCGCGGGCATGCTCGGCCCGTTCCGCAGCCTGCCTGCCATCGACTTCGACGCGCTGCTCGCTCTGCTTCGGCGCGTCTCGGAGATGGTGTGCGAGCTCCCGCAGATACGCGAGCTCGACATCAACCCGCTCATGGCCGACGAGCATGGCGTCGTGGCGCTCGACGCGCGCATCGTGGTCAGCGCGCCCGCGCCCGCTGCGCGGCCCTACGCGCACATGGCGATCCATCCCTACCCCGTGCACTTCACCACGCGGCTTCAGCTCCCCGACGGCACGGACATCGTCATCCGGCCGATACGTCCGGAGGACGCCGAGATCGAGCAGACCTTCGTCCGCAAGCTGTCCTCGCGCTCGAAATATTTCCGCTTCATGCAGACCCTGCGCGAGCTCACGCCCGAGATGCTCGTGCGCTTCACCCAGATCGATTACGACCGTGAGCTGGCGCTGATCGCCGTCACGCGCCAGGACGGGCACGACGTCGAGATCGGCGTGACGCGTTACGTCCTCAATCCCGACGGCGAGAGCGGCGAGTTCGCCCTGGTCGTGGCGGACGAATGGCAGGCGAAGGGCATCGGTTCGCGCCTGCTGGGCGCGCTCATCGACGCGGCGCGTAGCCGCGGACTCCGGAGCATCGACGGCGAGGTGCTCGAGGAAAACGCGCCGATGCTGCACCTCGTTCGCAAGCTCGGCTTCGAGGTGCACCCGAGCCCCGACGACCCGCACGTGAAGACCGTGGTGCGGCGCCTGTGA